The Salvelinus namaycush isolate Seneca chromosome 1, SaNama_1.0, whole genome shotgun sequence genome has a window encoding:
- the LOC120055989 gene encoding NEDD8-activating enzyme E1 regulatory subunit-like, with translation MAVTKASKDQKYDRQLRLWGDHGQEELENAHVCLINSTASGTEILKNLVLPGIGAFTIVDGHKVSGEDVGNNFFLSNNSIGRNRAQAATELLQELNTDVSGNFVEESTEKLLDNDPDFFHRFTLVIGVQLPESTCLRLGSVLWNANIPFLVCRTYGLVGYMRLVVKEHTVIESHPDNALEDLRLDQPFAELKNHIQSYDLEGMGKKDHSHTPWIIIVAKYLEKWFSEHNFQFPKNYKEKEAFKQLIRQGILKSEKGTPEDEENFEEAIKNVNTALNPTKISSGVGDIFNGEQCNDITSQTPAFWVMTRAVREFVQNDGSGNLPVRGSIPDMIADSEKFINLQNIYREKAMQDASVVSKHVESLLQSVGKPSESISEQDIKLFCKNAAFLRVVRCRSLAEEYSVETVNKDEITSCMDSADGEMVLYLMLRSVDRFYQQHSRYPGVYNYQVEEDISKLKLCVNSLLQEYSLNVNVKDDYIHEFCRYGASEPHTVASFLGGSAAQEAIKIITRQFVPFNNTFIYNAMSQTTATFQL, from the exons ATGGCAGTTACTAAAGCTTCTAAAGACCAGAAATACGATAGACAATTGAG ATTGTGGGGAGACCATGGCCAAGAAGAACTTGAAAATGCACACGTATGCCTGATCAATTCCACAGCATCTGGGACTGAAATACTCAAGAACCTTGTGCTTCCAG GCATTGGAGCGTTCACTATTGTCGATGGACACAAAGTCTCCGGGGAAGACGTCGGAAATAA CTTTTTTCTGAGCAACAACAGCATAGGAAGG AACCGAGCTCAGGCTGCCACAGAGCTGCTACAGGAGCTGAACACTGATGTATCTGGCAACTTTGTGGAGGAG AGCACTGAAAAGCTCTTGGACAACGACCCAGATTTCTTCCACAGATTTACCCTGGTGATTGGTGTCCAGCTGCCAGAAAG CACATGTTTGAGACTGGGGTCAGTGTTGTGGAATGCAAACATACCTTTCCTGGTGTGTAGAACGTATGGCCTCGTCGGTTACATGAGGCTAGTAGTGAAGGAGCACACAG TGATTGAGTCTCATCCAGACAATGCCTTGGAGGACCTGAGGCTTGACCAACCTTTTGCAGAGCTCAAGAACCACATCCAGTCCTACGACTTGGAGGGAATGGGGAAGAAG GATCACAGTCATACACCATGGATCATCATTGTTGCCAAATACCTAGAAAAGTGGTTCAGTGAG CACAATTTTCAGTTCCCGAAGAACTACAAAGAGAAGGAGGCCTTCAAACAGCTTATACGGCAAG GAATCCTGAAGAGTGAGAAGGGAACTCCTGAGGATGAGGAGAACTTTGAGGAGGCCATCAAGAACGTCAACACAGCCCTTAACCCCACCAAG ATTTCAAGTGGCGTTGGCGACATATTCAATGGAGAGCAATGCAATGACATTACATCACAG ACTCCAGCCTTCTGGGTGATGACGCGAGCAGTGAGGGAGTTTGTGCAAAACGACGGCAGCGGAAACCTACCTGTGCGCGGCTCCATTCCAGACATGATTGCGGACTCAGAGAAATTCATCAACCTCCAGAATAT TTATAGAGAGAAGGCAATGCAAGATGCTTCCGTCGTGTCTAAGCATGTAGagtctctcctgcagtctgttgGAAAG CCCTCAGAGAGCATATCTGAGCAGGACATCAAACTATTCT GTAAGAACGCTGCCTTCCTGAGGGTGGTGCGCTGCAGGTCTCTGGCTGAAGAATACAGCGTGGAGACGGTCAATAAAGATGAGATCA cctccTGCATGGACAGTGCAGATGGGGAGATGGTGTTGTACCTTATGTTGCGCTCTGTGGACCGTTTCTATCAGCAGCACTCCCGCTACCCAG GTGTCTACAATTACCAAGTAGAAGAAGACATTAGCAAGTTGAAGCTGTGTGTGAACAGCCTTCTGCAGGAGTACAGCCTGAACGTCAATGTGAAAGATGACTACATCCACGAGTT CTGTCGCTATGGTGCTTCTGAACCACACACAGTGGCATCCTTTTTGGGAG GATCTGCTGCACAAGAGGCCATCAAAATCATCACTCGTCAGTTTGTTCCCTTCAACAACACGTTCATCTACAATGCCATGTCCCAGACAACTGCCACGTTTCAGTTGTAG